Proteins from a single region of Caloramator sp. E03:
- a CDS encoding S8 family serine peptidase: MPKPKFKIISILVVVMLIFSLVSSSANGASLGKSAEQSTKYNTSKKLNYTKAIEQLKVSYKKLLQNNSGNQEKNTKDKFNDNITYSAYKQSIKKESADDTVRVIVQLEEKSLKDYAEGKPLKVLASNSVLKSKVLNSQAQYKKEILKINKNVKFRQTYYGLINGFSMIAKRSDVDKIRQIPGVKHIEIAKEYYVDMNYANYITNVPDVWQNSDYGYKGEGLVVAVIDSGIDVNHKDMKIITDTSKVKYNKDTIERLIGNNNLKGKYYNIKVPYAYNYADDNNDVIDKNSLTGMHGMHVSGIIAANGLDSEVEEKKAIKGVAPEAQLFMMKVFSNNPNFGSAFDDDIVKAIDDAVLLDADVINMSLGSPAGFQNADDAMQVAIKEATDLGTVVVASAGNEQYSTAPYKIPGVNDTSVIGTPGIAKDALQVASYENTDVTGYALEYEVKDKKMGDIIYTTSEIDPVTKLTNSLGYEIVDCGVGSEEDFQGKDLNGKIALIQRGGGLYFYQKKLNAQSAGAIGAIMYGYDGDDSYINMAPWPGVKIPAVFIKNSNGVLLKSLINDGLKVKFVKDNIVSEPNAIAYDMSDFTSWGPAPNLEFKPEVTAPGGNIWSTVNNNKYENMSGTSMASPHAAGIMALVLQHVKNLENKGNLKFASDRERVEFAKTLIINTAIPQKDPLSNLPFSPRRQGAGLVNAYAAVKNKVTATVYGKPTAALKEISGTKTFTITLKNYGDNDVTYDVSCYPEENEVLTEQPGFLETMSYETVISGAQVTFDKTSVTVPKGKQATVNVTINIPENTERNIFAEGFIRFIPKEDNVSTIGVPFMGFYGKWDEPYIVDRPFWDRNTQIGYTGLALGFFENGEPYYAGYDWDGSFDENNIAISTAYYSLGLYYVIPVATYLRNAKVNYVNVIDDDGKTITTLNTDNEVTKSIFAEGQWFNVYSLWDGYVYNASLRRFMPVKDGQYYIQIKSKIDYPDANYQIINMPVKVDSTEPVAEIISDDTASPGSYDLKIKAYDGLSGVQGFAIAVNGKFVTVDEYENPVFKKVGMDENGDYCYTLNLPGGIDYVEVFTIDYAGNYSYVTKQINASQLNITNPASGSELESGDFTLTYTYPEELLNDVSKFEIVVDGCDPYNNGKNLLYEVKGLQPGLHWIEVDAYDNDYNLIDFNYVEFNVKPSEFNFSFDNFDTGNIYSYKDLTVTGRVTTKPKTFKIMGNPVTINSDLTFSVKLSLKEGLNKVSIFAEDYNGEYFDYSYNIYCDTTAPEITLLVPKSTKDNTSVFVSEDAKSYKIEGTVKDNLFGYRLYVNESEIENVFLPVPDGNKTERAFSTDIELKDEVTMVEIVASDVVGNHTVKKIIITKENDRSPKITINQPLAKKGETLATIVGKKVTVSGKVENVVKGSVKIFINGEVMEVKANSTSCSFTKTITFDSLGDKTIDVIAVDSYGSQTSTKIPVKLIEKTPPKIKLIEPSANSTNITQAYDSRNYSIKFNVEDESEIKNINATLIIGKEQTKLDYETVSDGYVLQIPISENIKQYKVLISATDVYDNTGSATVTINKVIDKKGPVITMINPKQTSSTTTSDTLTLKFKAADDWMLGSVSIKVKYSDNSEEMINDIQLNSQKTIEVARDIKLSIGLNVITIIAEDNVGNKTIKEIKITRK; the protein is encoded by the coding sequence ATGCCAAAACCAAAATTTAAAATTATTAGCATTTTGGTAGTGGTAATGCTAATTTTCTCATTGGTAAGCTCTTCAGCAAATGGTGCATCATTGGGAAAATCAGCAGAACAAAGTACAAAGTATAACACAAGCAAAAAGTTAAACTATACAAAAGCAATAGAACAGCTTAAGGTTTCTTATAAAAAACTTCTTCAAAATAATTCTGGTAATCAAGAAAAGAATACAAAGGATAAGTTCAATGACAATATTACATATTCAGCATATAAACAAAGTATTAAAAAGGAAAGTGCAGATGATACAGTAAGAGTGATTGTACAGCTTGAGGAAAAATCTCTAAAAGATTATGCAGAAGGTAAGCCATTAAAAGTTTTAGCTTCAAATTCAGTACTAAAAAGCAAGGTTCTTAATTCACAGGCACAGTATAAAAAAGAGATTTTAAAAATTAATAAGAACGTTAAATTCAGGCAGACATACTATGGTCTAATAAATGGATTCAGTATGATTGCAAAAAGAAGTGATGTTGATAAGATAAGGCAGATACCAGGTGTAAAACATATTGAAATAGCAAAAGAGTATTATGTAGATATGAATTATGCTAATTATATTACTAATGTACCTGATGTTTGGCAAAATTCTGATTATGGCTACAAAGGAGAAGGGCTTGTTGTTGCTGTTATTGACTCTGGTATAGATGTGAATCATAAGGATATGAAAATAATAACAGATACTTCAAAGGTAAAATATAACAAGGATACAATAGAAAGACTTATTGGAAATAACAATTTAAAAGGAAAATATTATAATATTAAAGTGCCTTATGCCTATAACTATGCTGATGATAATAACGATGTTATTGATAAAAATTCATTAACAGGAATGCATGGTATGCATGTATCAGGAATTATTGCAGCAAATGGTTTGGATTCCGAAGTAGAAGAGAAAAAGGCTATAAAGGGTGTTGCTCCTGAAGCACAGCTTTTTATGATGAAAGTATTTTCTAATAATCCAAATTTTGGATCTGCCTTTGATGATGATATAGTAAAGGCAATTGATGATGCTGTACTTCTTGATGCAGATGTTATTAATATGAGCCTTGGCTCACCAGCAGGATTTCAAAATGCTGATGATGCAATGCAAGTTGCAATAAAAGAGGCTACTGATCTTGGCACCGTTGTAGTTGCATCAGCTGGAAATGAACAATATTCAACAGCTCCTTATAAGATTCCAGGGGTAAATGATACAAGTGTTATAGGAACGCCAGGAATAGCCAAGGATGCTCTTCAGGTTGCATCCTATGAAAATACAGACGTTACAGGGTATGCTTTAGAATATGAAGTTAAGGATAAAAAAATGGGGGATATTATTTATACAACTTCAGAAATTGATCCTGTAACAAAGCTAACCAATTCATTAGGCTATGAAATAGTAGACTGTGGAGTAGGGTCTGAGGAAGATTTTCAGGGTAAAGACTTAAATGGCAAAATAGCTCTCATTCAAAGGGGAGGCGGGCTCTATTTTTATCAGAAAAAGCTTAATGCACAGTCAGCAGGTGCAATAGGTGCTATTATGTATGGATATGACGGGGATGATAGCTATATTAATATGGCTCCGTGGCCTGGGGTTAAAATACCTGCAGTATTTATTAAAAATTCAAATGGTGTATTATTAAAGAGCTTAATAAATGATGGGCTTAAAGTAAAATTTGTAAAAGATAATATTGTAAGTGAGCCAAATGCAATAGCTTACGATATGTCTGATTTTACATCCTGGGGGCCAGCTCCAAACCTTGAATTTAAACCTGAGGTAACAGCACCAGGTGGGAATATATGGTCAACTGTTAATAATAATAAATATGAGAATATGTCAGGTACGTCAATGGCATCACCTCATGCAGCTGGAATTATGGCATTAGTGCTTCAACATGTAAAAAATCTTGAAAATAAAGGAAACTTAAAATTTGCATCAGATAGAGAAAGAGTTGAGTTTGCAAAGACTTTGATTATTAATACAGCTATACCACAAAAGGATCCATTAAGCAATCTTCCTTTCTCCCCAAGAAGGCAGGGTGCAGGACTTGTTAATGCTTATGCTGCTGTGAAAAATAAAGTAACTGCAACAGTGTATGGAAAACCTACAGCTGCATTAAAAGAAATTTCAGGTACAAAAACCTTTACAATAACTTTAAAGAACTATGGTGATAATGATGTAACTTATGATGTTTCATGCTATCCTGAAGAGAATGAAGTTTTAACAGAACAACCAGGCTTTCTTGAAACAATGTCCTATGAAACTGTAATAAGTGGTGCACAAGTTACATTTGACAAAACATCAGTTACAGTTCCAAAAGGAAAACAGGCAACAGTTAACGTTACAATAAATATACCAGAAAACACAGAAAGAAATATATTTGCTGAAGGGTTTATAAGGTTTATTCCAAAAGAAGATAACGTTTCAACAATAGGAGTACCGTTTATGGGATTTTACGGCAAGTGGGATGAACCTTATATAGTTGACAGGCCATTTTGGGATAGAAATACGCAGATAGGTTACACTGGACTTGCATTAGGATTTTTTGAAAATGGGGAACCTTACTATGCAGGATATGACTGGGATGGATCCTTTGATGAAAATAATATTGCAATATCTACTGCTTATTATTCCCTTGGCTTATACTATGTTATTCCAGTTGCAACTTATTTAAGGAATGCGAAAGTGAATTATGTAAATGTAATCGATGATGATGGGAAAACAATTACTACTCTCAATACTGATAATGAGGTAACAAAATCTATATTTGCAGAAGGACAATGGTTTAATGTATATTCCTTATGGGATGGGTATGTGTATAATGCTTCTTTAAGAAGGTTTATGCCTGTAAAAGATGGACAGTATTATATACAGATAAAGAGTAAAATTGATTATCCAGATGCAAATTATCAGATTATTAATATGCCTGTTAAGGTAGATTCTACTGAACCTGTAGCAGAAATTATATCGGATGATACTGCAAGTCCAGGAAGTTATGATTTAAAGATTAAAGCTTATGATGGACTATCTGGAGTTCAGGGATTTGCAATTGCTGTAAATGGTAAATTTGTAACAGTTGATGAATATGAAAATCCAGTATTTAAAAAAGTAGGTATGGATGAAAATGGAGATTACTGCTATACTTTGAATCTGCCAGGCGGTATAGACTATGTTGAAGTTTTTACAATAGATTATGCAGGAAACTATAGCTATGTAACTAAACAAATCAATGCATCACAATTAAATATAACTAATCCAGCCAGTGGAAGCGAGCTTGAATCTGGAGATTTTACTTTAACATATACTTATCCTGAAGAATTATTAAATGATGTATCAAAGTTTGAGATTGTTGTAGATGGATGTGATCCTTACAATAATGGCAAGAATTTATTATATGAGGTTAAAGGACTTCAACCAGGTTTGCATTGGATTGAAGTAGATGCTTATGATAACGATTATAATTTGATTGATTTTAATTATGTTGAGTTTAATGTAAAGCCCTCAGAATTTAATTTTTCATTTGATAACTTTGATACAGGGAATATATATAGTTATAAGGATTTAACTGTTACTGGAAGAGTAACAACAAAACCTAAAACATTTAAGATAATGGGTAATCCTGTAACTATAAATTCAGATTTAACATTTAGTGTTAAGTTATCATTAAAGGAAGGGTTAAATAAGGTTTCTATTTTCGCTGAAGATTATAATGGTGAATATTTTGATTATTCATATAATATCTATTGTGATACAACTGCACCAGAAATAACACTGTTAGTTCCAAAATCAACAAAAGACAATACTTCAGTATTTGTAAGCGAAGATGCAAAATCTTATAAAATTGAAGGAACTGTAAAGGATAATTTATTTGGATATAGGCTATATGTAAATGAAAGTGAAATTGAGAATGTATTTTTGCCAGTTCCAGATGGTAACAAAACAGAGAGGGCCTTTAGTACAGATATAGAACTTAAAGATGAAGTTACAATGGTTGAAATTGTTGCTTCTGATGTTGTTGGTAATCATACAGTAAAGAAAATAATTATAACAAAGGAAAATGACAGGTCACCAAAAATAACTATCAATCAGCCTCTTGCCAAAAAAGGAGAAACTTTAGCTACTATAGTTGGAAAGAAAGTTACTGTAAGTGGAAAAGTTGAAAATGTTGTAAAAGGATCTGTAAAGATATTTATAAATGGAGAGGTAATGGAGGTTAAAGCAAATTCAACATCATGCAGCTTTACAAAGACGATAACATTTGATTCTCTTGGAGATAAAACTATTGATGTAATAGCTGTTGACAGCTACGGCAGCCAGACATCTACAAAGATTCCTGTAAAACTTATTGAAAAAACTCCTCCAAAGATTAAATTAATTGAGCCATCAGCAAATAGCACCAATATAACCCAGGCTTATGATTCAAGAAACTATAGTATTAAATTTAATGTTGAAGATGAATCTGAAATTAAAAATATAAATGCAACATTAATAATTGGTAAAGAACAAACTAAGTTAGATTATGAAACTGTAAGTGATGGCTATGTATTGCAGATTCCAATATCAGAGAATATAAAACAGTATAAAGTTTTAATAAGTGCAACTGATGTATATGATAATACAGGAAGTGCTACTGTTACTATTAATAAAGTAATAGATAAAAAAGGACCAGTTATAACAATGATAAATCCAAAACAAACAAGCAGTACTACTACAAGCGATACATTAACTCTTAAATTTAAAGCAGCTGATGATTGGATGTTAGGATCTGTATCCATAAAAGTTAAATATAGTGATAACTCTGAGGAAATGATTAATGACATTCAATTGAACAGTCAGAAAACAATTGAAGTTGCAAGAGATATTAAACTTTCTATTGGACTTAATGTTATAACGATAATTGCAGAGGACAATGTTGGAAATAAAACAATAAAAGAAATAAAGATAACAAGGAAATAA
- a CDS encoding fibronectin type III domain-containing protein yields MKRAFISLLILTMFLPFLLVRAESVDNTNKILSKNTKLINSTLNITDEIINNKRGIGIINTQKIKAIREKYKKLSSDLLQLTDTGISDTKKSEVKNKLKKLNAYVNKDSAGSKGLKSSSDDLVYVYINLNKEAKINSLKSYINTIKTFDENNGVIAAWVEIKKLKELSLKEEVSSIKTVLPPKVYSGSLISEGDSIHKADTFRNLTDINGSGIKIGIISDGVDSWTIARDRGDLPENVNILSNSVGGDEGTAMLEIVHDLAPGAELYFHDCGTNVLEFNDAVDSLVDAGCNVICDDIGWLSEPNFEDGIVANHIKSVLANNNIVYISSAGNSAQDHYQGLFKNDGYGFHDFDSNTGITPLPVLIPAYSTIIVTLQWDDQFGLSKNNYDLFLEDMDYNLLDYSINLQNGNDYPLEYVIYSNTSSNDIIAYIDVYKYSGVSKTLELYIYGGYVLDNGTAADSIFGHPAVPDVIAVGAINASSPDKIADYSSQGPVTIIYPSKQLRKKPDVCGIDGVMVTGAGGFYSPFYGTSAAAPHVAAIAALIWSQNPSKKASEIRNMIRSGCVDLGSKGYDYIYGNGLLNAVIAGAPSKPKGLIAYPSDKKIILTWEGNEENDLASYQLEYKKSTSNTWTSIAVPKTETSYTINNLKNDIQYDFRIKAKDSLGNWSLYSDLLTQTPFDNVPPPVPKGFKIISVNDGQVALSWLAAYAQDLSGYELEYKQSDEDTWTNIQLGKVIKYTVSGLVNDKEYDFRIRSRDISGNKSDSSTVITGIPTDKTPPAVPKGLKIDSINYDCSVDLLWTANTESDIGGYEIAYARNGTSLWKTIFVDASSTSQKISGLTGNVQYLFKIRSRDLKGNWSNYSSIVKAYSKDGIAPASPTEFIGIVGDKRVTLTWDKNTEEDLAGYQIEYKKSSSNIWAKVSLTRNVTTYTVLNLINGTEYNFRIKAKDTSNNWSEYSYIDIFVK; encoded by the coding sequence ATGAAAAGAGCATTTATTTCGCTTTTAATTTTAACAATGTTTTTGCCTTTTTTATTAGTTAGAGCTGAATCTGTAGATAATACTAATAAAATTTTAAGCAAAAACACGAAGTTAATAAATAGTACATTAAATATTACAGATGAGATAATTAATAATAAAAGAGGAATTGGAATTATAAATACTCAAAAAATAAAAGCTATAAGAGAAAAATATAAAAAATTAAGCTCTGATTTACTTCAATTAACAGATACAGGAATATCAGATACAAAAAAATCAGAAGTAAAAAATAAGCTAAAAAAACTCAATGCTTATGTAAATAAGGATAGTGCAGGTTCTAAGGGCTTAAAAAGTTCTTCTGATGATTTAGTATATGTATATATTAATTTAAACAAAGAAGCAAAAATAAATTCATTAAAATCATATATAAATACAATAAAAACTTTCGATGAAAACAATGGAGTTATTGCAGCATGGGTTGAGATTAAAAAATTAAAGGAGCTTTCCTTAAAAGAAGAAGTAAGTTCTATTAAAACAGTGCTGCCTCCAAAGGTCTATTCAGGATCTTTAATTAGTGAAGGTGATTCAATACATAAAGCAGATACATTCCGTAACTTAACAGATATAAATGGTTCAGGGATAAAAATAGGAATAATATCTGATGGAGTTGATAGCTGGACAATTGCGAGGGATAGAGGAGATCTACCGGAAAATGTAAATATACTAAGTAATTCTGTAGGTGGCGATGAAGGGACGGCAATGCTTGAGATAGTCCATGATCTTGCTCCCGGTGCAGAACTTTATTTCCATGATTGCGGTACAAATGTTTTGGAGTTTAATGATGCAGTTGATTCTTTGGTGGATGCTGGTTGTAATGTTATTTGTGATGATATAGGGTGGCTTTCAGAGCCAAATTTTGAAGATGGAATTGTTGCAAATCATATAAAGTCAGTTTTAGCAAACAATAATATTGTATATATTTCATCTGCAGGCAATTCAGCACAAGACCACTATCAAGGTCTTTTTAAAAATGATGGATATGGATTTCATGATTTTGACTCAAATACAGGCATAACTCCGCTGCCAGTACTGATTCCAGCATATTCAACCATTATAGTTACACTTCAATGGGATGATCAGTTTGGATTATCAAAGAATAACTATGATCTTTTTCTTGAAGATATGGACTATAATCTTTTAGATTATAGTATAAACCTACAGAATGGGAATGATTATCCTTTAGAGTATGTTATATATAGCAATACAAGCAGTAATGATATTATTGCTTATATTGATGTTTATAAATACTCCGGAGTATCCAAAACTTTAGAGCTATATATATATGGAGGATATGTACTTGACAATGGTACAGCAGCAGATTCAATATTTGGTCATCCTGCTGTTCCAGATGTTATAGCCGTTGGAGCAATTAATGCATCTTCGCCTGATAAAATAGCAGATTATTCTTCACAGGGACCTGTTACGATAATTTATCCGTCAAAGCAATTAAGAAAAAAACCTGATGTATGCGGAATTGATGGAGTAATGGTTACTGGTGCAGGAGGTTTTTATTCTCCTTTTTATGGAACCAGTGCAGCTGCACCTCATGTTGCAGCAATTGCAGCACTTATCTGGTCACAAAATCCTTCAAAAAAAGCATCAGAAATTAGAAACATGATAAGAAGTGGGTGTGTCGATTTAGGCTCAAAGGGATATGACTATATTTATGGGAATGGATTGTTAAATGCTGTAATTGCCGGTGCTCCATCAAAGCCAAAAGGCTTAATAGCATATCCAAGTGATAAAAAGATTATATTAACCTGGGAAGGAAATGAAGAAAATGATTTAGCTTCTTATCAGCTGGAATATAAAAAATCCACATCAAATACATGGACAAGTATAGCTGTTCCTAAAACAGAAACTTCATACACGATTAATAATCTGAAAAATGATATTCAATATGACTTTAGGATTAAGGCAAAGGATTCACTTGGAAATTGGTCATTATATTCGGATTTGTTGACACAAACTCCTTTTGACAATGTGCCTCCTCCTGTACCAAAAGGTTTTAAAATAATTTCAGTAAATGATGGACAGGTAGCCTTAAGCTGGTTAGCTGCTTACGCTCAAGATCTGTCAGGATATGAACTTGAGTATAAGCAATCGGATGAAGATACATGGACAAATATACAATTAGGCAAAGTTATAAAATATACAGTAAGTGGACTTGTAAATGATAAGGAATATGATTTCCGTATAAGGTCAAGGGATATTAGTGGGAATAAATCAGATAGTAGTACTGTAATCACTGGGATACCTACCGATAAAACACCTCCTGCGGTACCTAAAGGCTTAAAAATCGATTCAATAAATTATGATTGCAGCGTAGATTTATTATGGACTGCTAATACAGAAAGTGATATTGGAGGATATGAGATAGCTTATGCAAGAAATGGAACAAGTTTATGGAAGACTATCTTTGTTGATGCATCCTCAACAAGTCAGAAAATAAGTGGTCTTACAGGAAATGTTCAGTATCTTTTTAAAATACGTTCAAGAGATTTAAAAGGCAATTGGTCTAATTATTCTTCTATAGTTAAAGCATATTCAAAGGATGGAATAGCTCCAGCTAGTCCAACAGAGTTTATAGGAATTGTAGGGGATAAAAGGGTAACGCTAACATGGGATAAGAATACAGAGGAAGATTTAGCTGGGTATCAGATTGAATATAAAAAATCAAGTTCAAATATATGGGCTAAGGTATCACTTACAAGAAATGTAACAACCTATACAGTTTTAAATTTAATAAATGGTACAGAGTATAATTTCCGTATAAAAGCAAAGGATACTTCAAATAATTGGTCAGAATATAGCTATATTGATATATTTGTTAAATAG
- a CDS encoding Ig-like domain-containing protein: MAKAKKVLSTVLVALFTVFTVLSYVPAQSAKAATAGPKINMVAQPNAEYKVGDRVLVKFNSGSYKGIVQYRAFLWKVGYGKVKELYPDYAKDSYFYKPVCVGTSTFTIDVFYATEPGVYEIVVGVKAKGAKASTASYVTTSRFTVKAKEEATIKEIAPLSDVRVEQGNTALLPATVKATYSDGTTKEVAVTWPAVDTTKTGFVKVEGTIAGTTLKPVVNVLVVAKALNVESVSVVDASTLKVVGDALDQLKTENITIADNAVTAVKPAADLKSAEVTLENKLAPNSETVIKIGDKEFKVTYGFVVSTVSVVSATFDDDTAGQKVGLKVNGADVDYDYLAAAGYTVEFNAFDSDGINANDSLFDDTTNGTLLDDLSAVTGKDFKVQVTITKGSTVLVSDYATIKIRNLDNTASSISEYTIHNNTLGADQNSTTLVVDETATISKIKVTSGSSKTSVTSGIEVKSSNPGVVSVDSTTYEMTAEAPGTATITITYGDLTKTFTMTVSAKARKVAKVAPDKSTLKMVTGKSATMDLTVTDQYGDPFAADGTDDVKVVFPSKFTDYVPSVSGTNSHDIIANPYLASDSDGSETLTFDASGATADHGSGTIYFKDADGKIIGSLVVSVTEIDNVAKKVIEIYSDSESDDNNLDKNDADDDTVTYRIAQYNSNGVYNGNLDLTGFTAKYNSDVVNVTFDDPSDDLITVTAVDEGTTDVAIYNAEGDYVGKVTVKVVNGSVKITGVQWKNPGLINYATTVKATKVLDIVDYATDDVVKGITLSESTVHKIRITSDAKIYIDKNDDGSYASDADTLLGTLIIKKSKDSTIASDSTDPLAGISVIKGEKGTIIFSILNNDGEVISSTSVKVDVK, from the coding sequence ATGGCAAAAGCCAAGAAAGTGCTCAGCACTGTATTAGTTGCTTTATTTACAGTATTCACAGTGCTAAGCTATGTACCTGCACAGTCAGCTAAAGCTGCAACAGCAGGACCAAAAATCAACATGGTTGCCCAGCCAAACGCTGAATACAAGGTTGGCGACAGAGTACTTGTTAAATTCAATTCAGGTTCTTACAAGGGAATAGTTCAGTACAGAGCATTCCTTTGGAAAGTAGGTTATGGTAAGGTTAAAGAACTTTACCCAGATTATGCAAAGGACAGCTATTTCTATAAACCAGTATGCGTAGGAACATCAACATTTACAATCGATGTATTCTATGCAACAGAACCAGGTGTATATGAAATAGTTGTAGGTGTTAAAGCTAAGGGAGCTAAGGCTTCAACAGCAAGCTATGTTACAACAAGCAGATTTACTGTAAAAGCTAAAGAAGAAGCTACAATAAAGGAAATTGCTCCATTATCGGATGTTAGAGTTGAGCAAGGAAATACAGCACTTCTTCCAGCTACTGTAAAGGCCACTTACAGCGATGGAACAACAAAAGAAGTTGCAGTTACTTGGCCAGCAGTTGATACAACTAAGACAGGTTTTGTAAAAGTAGAGGGAACTATAGCAGGAACAACATTAAAGCCAGTAGTTAATGTTCTTGTAGTTGCGAAGGCTTTAAATGTTGAATCAGTTAGTGTTGTTGATGCATCAACACTCAAGGTTGTTGGAGATGCATTAGACCAGCTTAAGACTGAAAACATAACAATAGCTGATAATGCTGTAACAGCTGTAAAGCCAGCTGCAGATCTTAAATCAGCTGAGGTTACTTTAGAAAACAAATTAGCTCCAAATTCAGAAACTGTTATAAAAATTGGAGATAAGGAATTTAAAGTAACTTATGGTTTTGTAGTTAGCACAGTATCAGTTGTAAGTGCAACATTTGATGATGATACTGCAGGTCAGAAAGTTGGCTTAAAAGTTAATGGAGCCGATGTTGACTATGATTATCTGGCGGCTGCTGGATACACAGTAGAGTTTAATGCATTTGACAGCGATGGTATTAATGCAAATGATAGTTTATTTGATGATACAACAAATGGAACACTCCTTGACGATTTATCAGCTGTAACTGGTAAAGATTTTAAAGTTCAGGTAACAATAACTAAAGGTTCAACTGTATTAGTTTCTGATTATGCAACAATTAAAATTAGAAACTTGGATAATACAGCATCATCAATATCAGAATATACAATTCATAATAATACTTTAGGAGCTGATCAAAACAGCACAACATTAGTTGTAGATGAAACAGCTACTATTTCAAAAATTAAAGTAACATCTGGTTCATCAAAAACAAGTGTAACAAGTGGTATTGAAGTTAAATCATCAAATCCAGGAGTAGTATCAGTTGATTCTACAACTTATGAAATGACTGCAGAAGCTCCAGGGACTGCAACAATAACTATTACTTATGGAGATTTAACAAAAACTTTCACAATGACAGTATCAGCTAAGGCTCGTAAAGTTGCAAAGGTTGCTCCAGATAAATCAACATTAAAGATGGTAACAGGTAAGTCTGCTACTATGGATTTAACTGTTACAGACCAGTACGGAGATCCATTCGCAGCAGATGGCACAGATGATGTGAAAGTTGTATTCCCATCTAAGTTTACTGACTATGTTCCATCTGTATCTGGAACAAACAGTCATGATATAATTGCAAATCCATATCTTGCATCAGATAGTGATGGTTCTGAAACTTTAACTTTTGATGCAAGTGGTGCAACTGCTGATCATGGTTCAGGAACTATTTATTTCAAAGATGCTGATGGTAAGATTATTGGAAGCCTTGTTGTAAGTGTAACAGAAATTGATAATGTAGCTAAGAAAGTTATTGAAATCTACAGTGATTCTGAGTCAGATGATAATAATCTTGACAAAAATGATGCTGATGATGATACAGTAACTTACAGAATAGCTCAGTACAATAGTAATGGTGTTTATAATGGAAATCTTGATTTAACAGGTTTTACTGCAAAATATAATTCAGATGTTGTTAACGTAACATTTGATGACCCAAGTGATGATTTAATAACTGTAACAGCAGTAGATGAAGGAACAACAGATGTAGCAATATATAATGCTGAAGGAGATTATGTTGGAAAAGTTACTGTTAAAGTAGTAAATGGATCAGTTAAGATAACTGGAGTACAATGGAAGAATCCAGGATTAATCAACTATGCAACAACAGTTAAAGCAACTAAAGTACTTGATATTGTTGATTATGCAACAGATGATGTTGTAAAAGGTATAACATTATCAGAATCAACAGTTCACAAGATTCGTATAACTAGTGATGCAAAAATTTATATTGACAAAAATGACGATGGTTCGTATGCAAGTGATGCTGATACATTGCTTGGTACATTAATTATTAAGAAATCAAAAGATTCAACAATAGCAAGCGACTCAACAGATCCATTAGCAGGTATATCTGTAATAAAAGGAGAGAAAGGAACTATTATATTTAGTATTCTCAATAATGATGGTGAAGTAATTTCATCAACAAGTGTTAAAGTTGACGTTAAATAA
- a CDS encoding ferredoxin — protein sequence MKAHVDQDTCIGCGLCPSIAPDVFEMKDDGKAHVISDTIPKDSEDSAKEAEGSCPVNAISIL from the coding sequence GTGAAGGCCCATGTTGATCAGGATACCTGTATAGGATGCGGGCTTTGCCCCTCAATTGCTCCTGATGTTTTTGAAATGAAGGATGACGGTAAAGCTCATGTTATTTCAGACACTATCCCAAAGGATTCAGAGGATAGCGCAAAGGAGGCAGAAGGAAGCTGTCCGGTTAATGCAATAAGCATTTTATAA